The following proteins come from a genomic window of Anopheles ziemanni chromosome 3, idAnoZiCoDA_A2_x.2, whole genome shotgun sequence:
- the LOC131285698 gene encoding microfibril-associated glycoprotein 4-like, with the protein MAKLDFLQYKLYEIELGLKERDEAVKEKLTKLEDSIDGIQWEIHRHDRDAGHNLTVLKAHSQQILAQQTACASHEQMRKEIAQLSANTTQFKQSPLWYVQKSSSISRTTGPFKSCKEAPANVSGVYLIQLSDNESPFDAFCEQNSFGGGWLVIQYRYDGSLDFYRNWTEYQKGFGSVDREHWLGLERLHQVTSRQQHELLIELKDFNGTCKFARYTNFTVGTECEQYVLHNLGTYTGTAGDSLSYHSGMKFSTFDRDNDASSDNCANKNTGAWWFNACDYSNLNGLYLNEVESKTMYWYYFKSGSHALAYSKMMIREV; encoded by the coding sequence ATGGCCAAGCTGGACTTTCTTCAGTACAAGTTGTACGAGATCGAGCTCGGATTGAAGGAGCGTGATGAAgcggtgaaggaaaaactgaCGAAACTGGAGGACTCGATCGACGGCATTCAGTGGGAGATACATCGGCACGATCGAGATGCTGGACACAACTTAACGGTGCTGAAGGCACACTCCCAGCAGATCCTCGCTCAGCAAACAGCGTGTGCTAGCCACGAACAAATGCGGAAGGAGATCGCACAACTCAGTGCAAATACAACTCAGTTTAAGCAGAGTCCGCTGTGGTACGTACAGAAAAGCTCATCAATCTCGCGGACCACCGGACCATTCAAATCGTGCAAGGAGGCACCGGCAAACGTATCAGGTGTCTACTTGATCCAGCTGAGTGACAACGAATCTCCTTTCGATGCGTTTTGTGAGCAGAATAGCTTCGGCGGCGGATGGTTGGTGATTCAGTATCGCTACGACGGATCCCTCGACTTCTATCGAAACTGGACGGAGTACCAAAAAGGATTCGGAAGCGTAGATCGAGAGCACTGGCTTGGATTAGAACGGCTTCACCAGGTGACATCGCGACAACAGCACGAGTTACTGATAGAACTGAAGGATTTCAATGGAACTTGTAAATTTGCCCGTTATACAAACTTCACGGTTGGTACCGAATGCGAGCAATACGTTTTACATAATTTGGGAACTTATACTGGTACAGCGGGAGATTCGCTGAGCTATCATAGCGGTATGAAATTTTCAACATTTGATAGAGATAATGACGCGAGCAGTGACAATTGTGCGAACAAGAACACAGGGGCGTGGTGGTTCAATGCCTGTGATTATTCCAATCTAAATGGACTATACTTGAACGAagttgaaagtaaaacaatgtATTGGTATTATTTCAAATCCGGTTCACATGCATTAGCTTACTCTAAAATGATGATCCGAGAAGTTTGA
- the LOC131285696 gene encoding microfibril-associated glycoprotein 4-like — MAKLDFLQYKLYEIELGLKERDEEVKEKLTKLEDSIDGIQWEIHRHDRDAGHNLTVLKAHSQQILAQQTACASHEQMRKDIAQLSANTTQFKQSPLWYVQKSSSISRTTGPFKSCKEAPANVSGVYLIQLSDNESPFDAFCEQNSFGGGWLVIQYRYDGSLDFYRNWTEYQKGFGILDREHWLGLERIHQVTSRRQHELLIELKDFKGTYKFAHYTNFLIGNEYGQYALKNLGVHNGTAGDSLTYHEGMKFSTIDRDYDQFSGNCVSLLKGPWWHKECHKSNLNGQYLNEAKSTSMHWDTFKNACQGLAFSRMMVREV; from the coding sequence ATGGCCAAGCTGGACTTTCTTCAGTACAAGTTGTACGAGATCGAGCTCGGGTTGAAGGAGCGTGATGAAgaggtgaaggaaaaactgaCGAAACTGGAGGACTCGATCGACGGCATTCAGTGGGAGATCCATCGGCACGATCGAGATGCTGGACACAACTTAACGGTGCTGAAGGCACACTCCCAGCAGATCCTCGCTCAGCAAACAGCGTGTGCTAGCCACGAACAAATGCGGAAGGATATCGCACAACTCAGTGCAAATACAACTCAGTTTAAGCAGAGTCCGCTGTGGTACGTACAGAAAAGCTCATCAATCTCGCGGACCACCGGACCATTCAAATCGTGCAAGGAGGCACCGGCAAACGTATCAGGTGTCTACTTGATCCAGCTGAGTGACAACGAATCTCCTTTCGATGCGTTTTGTGAGCAGAATAGCTTCGGCGGCGGATGGTTGGTGATTCAGTATCGCTACGACGGATCCCTCGACTTCTATCGAAACTGGACGGAGTACCAAAAAGGATTCGGAATCTTAGATCGAGAGCACTGGCTTGGATTAGAACGAATTCATCAGGTGACATCGCGACGACAGCACGAGTTACTGATAGAACTGAAGGATTTCAAGGGAACTTACAAATTTGCCCATTATACAAACTTTTTAATTGGGAATGAATACGGACAATACGCTTTGAAAAACCTAGGAGTACATAATGGTACCGCGGGAGACTCACTAACGTATCATGAAGGTATGAAATTTTCTACAATCGATAGAGATTATGATCAATTCAGTGGAAATTGTGTTAGCCTCTTGAAAGGACCTTGGTGGCATAAAGAATGCCATAAATCCAATTTGAATGGCCAATACTTGAACGAAGCGAAAAGTACATCAATGCATTGGGATACATTCAAAAATGCTTGTCAAGGCTTGGCGTTCTCGAGGATGATGGTTCGTGAAGTTTAA
- the LOC131285697 gene encoding angiopoietin-related protein 1-like has protein sequence MAKLDFLQYKLYEIELGLNERDEAVKEKLTKLKDSIDGIQWEMHRHDRDAGHNLTVLKAHSQKILAQQTACASHEQMRKEIAQLSANTTQFKQSPLWYVQKSSSISRTTGPFKSCKEAPANVSGVYSIQLSDNESPFGAFCEQNSFGGGWLVIQYRYDGSLDFYRNWTEYQKGFGSVDREHWLGLERIHQVTSRRQHELLIELKDFNGTYKFAHYTNFTVGTEYEQYALNNLGTYTGTAGDSLDYHKGMKFSTFDRDNDANSNNCANVHTGAWWYNSCHYSNLNGPYLNKAEKSSLHDIHEP, from the exons ATGGCCAAGCTGGACTTTCTTCAGTACAAGTTGTACGAGATCGAGCTCGGATTGAACGAGCGTGATGAAgcggtgaaggaaaaactgaCGAAACTGAAGGACTCGATCGACGGCATTCAGTGGGAGATGCATCGGCACGATCGGGATGCTGGACACAACTTAACGGTGCTGAAGGCACACTCTCAGAAGATCCTCGCTCAGCAAACAGCGTGTGCTAGCCACGAACAAATGCGGAAGGAGATCGCACAACTCAGTGCAAATACAACTCAGTTTAAGCAGAGTCCGCTGTGGTACGTACAGAAAAGCTCATCAATCTCGCGGACCACCGGACCATTCAAATCGTGCAAGGAGGCACCGGCAAACGTATCAGGTGTCTATTCGATCCAGCTGAGTGACAACGAATCTCCTTTCGGTGCGTTTTGTGAGCAGAATAGCTTCGGCGGCGGATGGTTGGTGATTCAGTATCGCTACGACGGATCCCTCGACTTCTATCGAAACTGGACGGAGTACCAAAAAGGATTCGGAAGCGTTGATCGAGAGCACTGGCTTGGGTTAGAACGGATTCACCAGGTGACATCGCGACGACAGCACGAGCTACTGATAGAACTGAAGGATTTCAATGGAACATATAAATTTGCCCATTATACAAACTTTACGGTTGGCACCGAATACGAGCAATACGCTTTAAATAATTTGGGAACTTATACTGGTACAGCGGGAGATTCGCTAGACTATCATAAAGGTATGAAATTTTCTACATTTGATAGAGATAATGACGCGAACAGTAACAATTGTGCGAACGTGCACACAGGGGCGTGGTGGTACAACTCATGTCATTATTCCAACTTAAATGGCCCATACTTGAACAAAgctgaaa AAAGCAGTTTGCATGACATTCATGAACCGTAA